The genome window tgatgataataattatcattcagtccattgataatgaaataaaggccagaagtaataaaatccgaagagtaaaaaaaaaaaaaaaaaaaacggcaaaatctagtgtattacagctttttcagagaaacgtcgaaaaaaaactttacgctctttaatggtaattatgagaattttaacattaattcaggtaattatgatggttcctttattattgacaataatgatgataattatgaagataatgacaatgataatgacaataataatgataaagtcataattataatgatcttgagaattactgcaataatagcaataattaactctattccaataatttccatactaataatggcgatagaaataataataacatcattatcattgtctttataattattattattgtcattattatttccaagatcatcattatttctattatcattatataaatagttataaagataaaaatagcaataacaattagcataataattcttataactgcaatattgatgataacaataatgataatcatgattataatgactatagtgataataatcataaaaatgacagtaatgataataatgatgataatagttatcattcagtccatttataatgaaataaaggctagaagtaataaaatcccattagtcgaaaaaacggcaaaatctagcgcattacagccttttgagagaaaaaaaaccctttttgcgtttaatggtaattatgaggattttaacattgattcaggtaattatgaggattttaacattaattcaggtaattatgatgatttccatgatgattcctttatgacaataatgataattatgatgataatgacaatggtaatgacaataataatgataaaattgataaaatcataattataatgataatcttgataattactgcaataatagcaataattaactctattccaataatttccatactaataatggcaatagaaataataacatcattatcattgtcattataattattattattgtcattattatttctaagatcatcattattgctattatcattatataaatagttataatgataaaaatagcaataataattagcataacaattattatagctgcaataatgatgataataataatgataatcatgatgataattactataatgataataaacataaaaatgataatagtaatgaaaataatgatgataataattatcattcagtcgattttaacattaattcaggtagttatgataattcctttattattgacgataatgatgataattatgatgataatgacaaataatgataataatgataaaaacataatcataatgataatcttgataattactgatataatagcaataattaactctattccaataatttccatactaataatggcaatagaaataataccattatcattgtcattataattattattattgtcattattattctaagatcatcattatttctattatcattatatgaatagttataatgataaaaatagcaataataattagcataataattattataactgcaataatgatgataatgataatgataatcatgataatgatgactataattataataatcctaaaaatgatgacagtaatgataataatgatgataataattatcattcagtccattgataatgaaataaaggccagaagtaataaaatccgaagagtaaaaaaaaaaaaaaaaaaaaaaacggcaaaatctagtgtattacagctttttgagagaaacgtcgaaaaaaaaactttacgctctttaatggtaattatgagaattttaacattaattcaggtaattatgatggttcctttattattgacaataatgatgataattatgaagataatgacaatgataatgacaataataatgataaagtcataattataatgatcttgagaattactgcaataatagcaataattaactctattccaataatttccatactaataatggcgatagaaataataataacatcattatcattgtctttataattattattattgtcattattatttccaagatcatcattatttctattatcattatataaatagttataaagataaaaatagcaataacaattagcataataattcttataactgcaatattgatgataacaataatgataatcatgattataatgactatagtgataataatcataaaaatgacagtaatgataataatgatgataatagttatcattcagtccatttataatgaaataaaggctagaagtaataaaatcccagaagtcgaaaaaacggcaaaatctagtgtattacatcctgttgagagaaaagtcgacaaaaaccttttctctttttaatggtaattatgaggattttaacattaattcgggtaattatgatgattttcatgataactcctttattattgacaataatgatgatgattatgatgataatgacaatgataatgacaataataataataatgatgataaagtcataattataatgataatcttgatatttactgcaataatagcaataactaactctattccaataatgtccatactaataatgacaatagaaataataataacatcattatcattgtcattataatacaccagcatctccaccaccagcaccattaccaccagcaccatcaacaccacttccaccaccagcaccacctccaccaccagcaccatcatcaacacatccaccatcagcatcattaccaccactgccaccaccagtactgtcaccaccacctccaccagcagccccattaccaccactgccaccacctccaccaccaggtcCATTAcctccactgccaccaccagctctattgccaccaccacctctaccgccagcgccgccaccaccaccaccacccccgcctccaccaccaacaccatctccaacaaccgcaccgccaccagcagcaccattaccagcaccatctccaccaccacttacaccaccagcaccagcaccatcaccaccattgccaccaccagcaccattaccaccagcaccaccatctctaccagcaccatcaccaccaccagcaccaccatcaccgccaccacgaccggcaccaccaccacaaccacttccaacaccagcaccacctccaccaccagcactatcatcaacacatccaccataagcatcattaccaccactgccaccaccagtaccatcaccaccacctccaccatcagccccattaccaccactaccaccagcaccaccgccaccaccaccaggtccattaccacctctaccaccagcaccgtcaccaccgcctccaccaccagcaccatcacgaacacctccaccaccatcaccaccaccacctataaCACCAGCAcaaccacgaccacctccaccacacgcaccattaccaccactgcaaccaccatcaccaccaccagcagcattaccaccattgccaccaccagcaccattaccaccagcaccagcaccacctccaccaccagcaccattaccatcatcaccaacaccagcaccaccacctctaccagcaccagcaccaccatcaccgccacctcgacctgcaccaccaccacaaccacttccaccaccagcaccacctccaccaccagcaccatcatcaacacatccaccatcagcatcattaccaccactgccaccaccagtaccatcacctccacctccaccaccagcccaattaccaccacttccaccatcaccaccaggtccattaccacctctaccaccagcaccaccaccagcatcatcaccaccacctccaccaccagcaccacagcctccaccaccaacaccatcaccaccacctccaccacacgcaccatcacaccaccaccgccaccaccacctacaccacaatcacttccaccaccagcaccatcaccacaacctccaccaccatcaccattaccaccactgccaccaccagcaccatcaccaccagcagcaccattaccaccactgccaccaccagcaccattaccaccactgccaccaccagcaccattaccaccattgtcaccaccagcaccattaccaccactgccaccaccagcaccattaccaccactgccaccaccagcaccattacaaccactgccaccaccagcaccattaccaccactgccaccaccagcaccattaccaccactgccacaaccaggaccattaccaccaccgccaatatcagcactatcaccaccacctccaccacgagcaccatgaccaccaccgccatcaccacctgcaccaccacttccacaaccatcaccaccacctccaccatcacaaccacttccaccagcaccagcaccagcaccactacctccactaccagcaccattaccaccaatgtcaccaccatcacctccaccaccagcaccactgccaccaccagcaccattaccaccaatgccaccaccagcaccaccacctccaccaccagcacaatTACCACCACTCCTACCACCAgcagcaccagcaccattaccaccaccaccaccttcaccaccagcaccattaccaccactgccactaccaccagcaccaccaccagcattattaccaccatcatcaccaacaccccctccattaaaatcaccatcaccaacaccacctccactaaaatcaccactaccaccatcatcaccattacatcaatcaccagcaccaacaccaccaccaccatcatcaccaccgccaccaccaccaccaccattacaaccactgccaccaccatcaccaccacctccaccaccagcaccactaccaccaccgccaccaccaacaccattaccaccatcaccaccacttccacaaccagcaacatcaccaccacccgcaccgtcaccaccagcacccccacctccaccatcactaccaccccctccaccattaaaacacctcctccaccagcactatcaccaccaccaccttcaccaccagcaccggcatctccaccgccagcaccaccacctctaccatcaccaccacctccaccaccaccatcaccgccagcacccccacctccaccatcactaccactccctccaccattaaaacacctccaccaccagcactatcaccaccaccaccttcaccaccagcaccggcatctccaccaccagcaccaccacctctaccatcaccaccacctccaccaccaccatcaccgccgtcaccacctgcaccaccaccacaaccacttccaccaccacaaccacctccaccaccagcaccactacctccaccaacagcaccatttgccaccaccagcaacattaccaccattatcaccaccacctccaccaccagcacaattcccaccactgccaccgctagcaccaccacctccacctccagcacaattaccaccactgccaccacaaccatcaccaccaccaccacctctaccactaccaccactacccccaacatcaccaccaccaccaccagcaccgtcaccaccacctccaccaccagcactgtcaccaccacctccaccaccaccttcattacCAGCACtggcatctccaccaccacaaccacctctatcatccccagcaccatcaccaccatctccaccaccagcaaTATCACGACCACTAGCACCATCGCCacaaccacctccatcaccaccagcaccactacctccaccaccagcaccattactaacactgccaccaccagcatcatcaccaccacctccaccatcagcaccattagcaccactatcaccaccagcaacattatcacctctgccaccaccagcaccattatcaccatcaccacttctACCATCAGCACCACccccagcactatcaccaccctcaccaccacctccatcaccaccacttgcaccaccatcacaaccacttccactacctccaccaccaacaccatcacctccACTACCAGCcgcattaccaccactgccaccaccacctccaccaccagcaccattgccaccactgccaccacctgcagcattaccaccactgccaccaccagcaccactaccaccactgccatcaccagcacccttaccaccaccgccaccaccacctctaccaccatcaccaccaccagcaccgtcaccaccacctccaccaccagcactattaccaccaccttcaccactagcaccaccacctccaccagcaccatctccaccaccaccgtcatcaaaCACttgcaccaccaacaccatcaccaccaccaccaccacttccaccaccaccaccaccacctccaccaccatcacaaccacttcaatcaccatcacaaccacttcaaccaccaccaccatcatcaccatgaccacCACTGCCAtgaccagcaccaccacctccaccacaactacttccaccaccagcaccagcacgtttctctcaaaaggctgtaatacgctagattttgccgttttttttccactaatgggattttattacttctggcctttatttaattataaatggactgaatgataatcattatcatcattattatcattattgtcataatttttatgattattatcattatagtcattatcatcatgatttacattattattaccatcattattgcagttataataattattatgctaattattattgctatttttatcattataactatttatataatgataatagcaataatgatcttagaaaaataatgacaataataataattataatgacaatgataatgttattatttctattgccattattagtatggacattattggaatagagttaattattgctattattgcagtaattctcaagattatcattataattatgactatcattatcattattattgtcattatcattatcattatcatcataattatcattattgtcaataataaaggaattatcatggaaatcatcataattacctgaattaatattaaaatcctcataattaccattaaaaagcgaaaaggtttttttcgacgtttctctcagatggctgtaatacgctagattttgccatttttcgacttttgggattttattacttctggactttatttcattataaaaggactgaatgataattattattatcattattatcattactgtcatcattttcatgattattatcattatagtcattatcatcatgattatcattattatcatcattattgcagttataataattattatactaattattattgctatttttatcattataactatttatacaatgataatagaaataatgatgatcttagaaataataatgacaataataataattataatgacaatgataatgatgttattattatttctattgccattattagtatggaaattattggaatagagttaattattgctattattccaataattctcaagattatcattataattatgactttatcattattatcaatattattgtcattatcattctcattatcatcataattatcatcattattgtcaataataaaggaatcatcatggaagtcatcctaattacctaaattaatgttaaaatcctcataattaccaataaaaaacgaaaagtttttttttcgacgtttctctcaaaaggctgtaatacgctaaattttgccgttttttcgacttttgggattttattacttctggcctttatttcattataaatggactgaatgataattatcatcatcattattatcattactgtcatcatttttatgattattatcgttatagtcattataattatgattttcattattactatcattattattgcagttataataattattatgctaattattattgctatttttatcattataactatctatacaatgataatagcaataatgatgatcctagaaataataatgacaataataataattataatgacaatggtaatgatgttattattatttctattgccatcattagtatggaaattattggaatagagttaattattgctattattgcagtaattctcaagattatcattataattatgactttatcattattatcattattattgtcattatcattgccattatcatcataattatgtttattatcaataataaaggaatcatcatggaaatcatcataatcacctgaattaatgttaaaatcctcataattaccattaaaaagcgaaaagggttttttttcgacgtttctctcaaaaggctagattttgccgttttttcgacttttgggattttattacttctagcctttatttcattataaatggactgaatgataattattatcattgttatcattactgtcatcatttttatgattattatcattatagtcattatcatcatgattatgattattattatcatcattattgcagttataataattattatgctaattattattgctatttttatcatcatagctgtcctggctgccatctgtcagtccggtaccgttccctctgacctgctgaggggtgtggtcatccctctctggaaggggaaggggggccgatgggattgcagcaatcaccgcggcattacACTGcacagtgtaccaggcaaggttcttgcccgctaccttctgaggcgtatcagagaccatctactaaagCATCAGAGGCCacagcaatccggattcactcctggtaagtccacaatagaccgtttcctggcgcttcgagtcattgtagagcgccgtcgtgggttcggacgtgggttgcttgtagcctacatcgacctcaagaaggcgttcgatacagtgcgcCGGGAATCACTCcaggagatcctgagacagaggaattccaacaaggattattgaactaatagctaacccatatactggtactgaaagtgctgtaaagtgtggtgggggcctgtcgagcttcttccctgtcagttcaggagtaaggcaaggctgtgttcttgcaccaagccttttcaacacttgcatggactggatactagg of Penaeus vannamei isolate JL-2024 unplaced genomic scaffold, ASM4276789v1 unanchor5342, whole genome shotgun sequence contains these proteins:
- the LOC138861422 gene encoding uncharacterized protein, whose product is MVMMVVVVEVVVMVIEVVVMVVEVVVVVVEVVVVVVMVLVVQVFDDGGGGDGAGGGGGASGEGGGGGSGGNGAGGGGGGGSGGNAAGSGGDGVGGGGSGSGCDGGASGGDGGGGEGGDSAGGGADGRSGDGDNGAGGGRGSGAGGDGGGCGDGASGRDIAGGGDGGDGAGDDRGGCGGGDASAGNEGGGGGGGDSAGGGGGGDGGGGGNGAGAAGGRSGGNCAGGGGGGAGGGIGGNGAGGGSGAGYTLMCISKCLRALGPSDIEEHCLRIRTSSCDFPFYN